The Spinacia oleracea cultivar Varoflay chromosome 2, BTI_SOV_V1, whole genome shotgun sequence DNA segment CTTATGCATATGGTTGTCTCATAGGAGCTTAAAAATTTACCTGTACTTCAGCAAGGGTTGCAGTACGATCAGGAATTCCAATTTCCCACAAGGTTGGTCCATCTCGAGGAGGCTCATACACCATCAACTCACCCATTTGTGCATCACATCCTGACATTAGTTCAACAATTTGtaagtttttttaaaaatgttctttctttttcacgACAGTAAAATTCTAGCAATATTATTACTCAATCAATGATTTATCTGCTACAATAAGAGGCAGGATCTCGGGGGGACAATCCTCCATCCAAATTAAGACCTCCTCAAACATGAGGAAAGCCTTTGCCATAGAGTGGGGCCACTACATTACAGGTTCTTTTAGCAAAGCAGAAACTGCACTGAACAAAAGAGGaagcaaaacaacaaatatCATTAAACAGAATTTGGGAAGTTGAGTATTCCCTGCCCTTAGCCTGCAGCAGTTTAACCAGCACCAAAACATAATGTGATTTATAtgttaattaaaaagttaaaaccCGTCTATTTGATTGGTTTGTCGTACAAAATCAGTTTCCTGAATCATCATACCATTGTTTGTTGAGCTTAAATGTGATCCTAGTTTCACCCATGCTGAATCCAAGCCAATCATTCAAGTGCTCACAGATTGCATAGGTGTAGAAACCAGATGAACCGCGCAACATAATAAACCTGAAAACAATCATTTATCATGAATCAGCTTGGATTTGGGAAACATCAGACAACAGTGTGGCAGCATACTACCTCTAGTTGTTAGAAATCAGAAAACATCAGACATCAACCTCTAGATTTAGTTGCCAGAAATCAGAAAACTACAGACATCAGTGTTACAGCATAGTAGCATACTACCTCTAGTTGTCACAAATCAGAAAACATCGGACATCAACCTCCAGATTTATTTGTCAGAAATCAGAAAACATCAGACATAAGTGTTACAGCAAACTCTAGATTAAGTTGTCAGAAAATAGAAGGATTGATCTGAAGAAATGACCTTTTATCAATGTTCAAGGGGACTAACTTTCCCTTGAGTGAAGAATTCCACTGTCAACTAAAGGAAACTTCCACCTGATCATCATTTGACATTATCACCTGAAAATTTGATGTTTTTATCCTGCATTTAATTAACACAAACCCTTTGTCAAAGATGTAAAAACATATCCAAAAACAGCAACTATTTGATAAACAAAGAAAGATGAAGGCGAGAAGAACAAACGTGGTAAATGTCCCTGGTGTAGTATCATCATTCCAAACAAGATCCCAATATCGGCATTCATAACACAGTTAACTGTTAACATATCATAAAACAAGCAAATATAAGGAAGGTTTTTGCATACTATGGATTGTACAAAGCTGATTAACTGCAATGCTTTACCCTCTATTGTCCTCAACATATCGAGATTCAAGAAGATTGTCAATGCCATTATAAGCTATTCCAGTGACAATTCCTCCTGGTTTTGATATTGTCACTCGAGCAATGCCATTGTCCAATACTACCTGTAAGTACATTATCTTAGGATCTCCAACTTAAATCCATGAAAAAAATACAAGCTCATTTAGACATTTACGCTATGTTTTCTTCACCTCATTCTTATTGCTTATCAGACTAGATATaccataaaaaacaaaaaaataacacTCACAGAAAACATCCAGCAGACTAGACCAAAAACTAGAAGAATCAGACCATaacaggtgaagagaacaaagccTAACTATCAAGTAAACTTATCTTAAAGCCAAATTAAGTTTCTAAAGAATTCCTTATTGCTCATGTTTTAACTCATACAACTTAGTGAACTTGAACCTCTATTTCCAAGGTAGGTAGCCAACTAAGCATTCCTAATGCTAGCTAGTTATACTAATCTCGATAATTCAAATTTAGTTGTTACATTACCAGTTTGATTTGTACTATACTAATTCGTATTACAATGGCAATTGTTGGGTGCCAAAATGGACCTATCCATTTTAGCCCAAAGTAACCACATCCCACATAAGTCCAATATAATGAAAGGACTATAAAAGTGCCTCATATGCACAAATAAGCCCACTTACACTATGGGCCCAAATACTACTACTATTATAAATACTTTCATTGGAGGTAAGAGAAGGAGAGGTCAAAACTCTTACAAAAGACCCATTCTTCCTACATACTCTCTCCCATACATACTCTCAAATACATTGTTTATACACTAACTTGggcgtcggaggctccgcctcgggtTAAACCCCGAGGGCCCGGAGTTAATCTTGCAGGACCGCACACGACCCGGAGTCCAGACTCGGAACAAGGCCGAGACGCTCACGTCACCATCGAGGTAACCATAAATACCCCGAACAACAATTATTTGTAGACAAAGGGATTATTTAGCTATGGGTATAGTGCAATGGTTAAATGTTCTCATTGCTAAGAGGCCATCTAAAACTAACGACATAACAAATTATTAGGTGCACTTAAGAGTACGCGTGTCTGTATAAATATACAATCCAAATTAAAAAGTATATTGATATTCTCTAGACAACAAACATTCTAAATCACCAATAAAACATTAGGGatattcattaaataaaataaataaaactttgTAAAATGAAATTTAAGGCACCGACACTTACATAACGATCAAGAACTTGAAGTTGAACAGCTTGATGAGTAGGAACATCCAGGATTTCGATTTCGAAGACGATGACGacattctttcttcttcttcttcttcaattccTCACAAACAAGATTCTTTAATTTGCTCATTGTAATTTGAATTATGGCAGATAATTATGATCTTATTAATTGATAATTatcccatatatatatatacagtaCGGAGTATATGTATAAATTAGTTTCTGTGTGTTTATGTGTGTGTGGTGCAactttcttcaaaaaaaaatgtgtgTGGTGCAACAAATTTaaagtaggagagagaaacccacCTCAACAAACAATAACAAACACTATTTCTCATACACCACTGGCAATGATAGCTACCCCTTTCTAGTAAGAGAAACTCCCatttttttagagagagaatttcaaattaataatacataataaccccattaaaatcaatatttagcTTGCATTTGTGTAAATTGCACTAGTTATCTAGTTTCCTCTTCCTAAAATCAGatcagtttttattttttttatttttaatttctgcaccaacaaaataaaataaccaataattaaaaaacCATGAGGATTAGGAATAGAAAGGTGCCTTTACCACTTTCCCTTCTTTCTCCGGTACCTCTATCAGATCCCCACCTTTACAGCCGGTCACCGGTCATGCCAGTGCAAGATGTCGCAACTTATTTAGCCGAGCCGCCGCCGCTGCCGCCGCCGCCGTCTTCCGATCATTTTACAACTCCTCCGTCGTGGCCTTCTTCCGATCTACACCAACACCGCCGTCTTGACAACACTAACGTTGGTGCTACTGTAAGTTATTTCTCATGGTGGGAGAAATTGCACCACTCCGTACTATTCTTTCTACCTGTAATGATTACTTTTTCTATATATTTGTGGTGTAATAATACGTAGTAAATCATTTTTAATTAACCACGCtcgttaattattttaattttatgccaGCGATTTGAAGATGTTGAAGGAGTACAAATTTCAAGTACAGCTCCAATACTTCACCAAGTCAGGTAaagattttcaaaaatttccTTTCATTTGATCTTCAATTATATGCAAGAGCCAAGAGccaagttttttttaaaaaaaaaaagtatttacaacttattttatttttacttttctaTATTGTCATATACTTTTGATCAATTCTTTGTAAATTAAAAAGTGTATAAAAACATTGAATTATATACAATTATACATAATTTTATACGAGTATTTCGATGTTAGAAAGTGGAGTAGAGAGTAAATTTACGAGTATTTTGGCAAGAGTGACCATACCTTCCCATCTAATCTCATCTAGTCCTTttaaattttcttttatttgttatctaccaaaaaaaaaaaaaacaatgagaTTATTATTGTACTTCACCAATGAGGTGGATGTTAGCATGGGGACGATGGTGGTCCCCATCAACAGcgatcattttctctctcctccacatACATATTTTTGCAcccacttttttttaaaaaaaaaaaactttgtgacacccattttctctctcctctacatACATATTTTTGCACCCACTTTCTTCTTTGTCTCTAAATTCCATAGGTTATCTGTTTTTCTCTTATTGCCAATgtaattgaaaaagaaaagggtaggTGCAGAAACCATGAAAATGGTTAATTCTCtgtaaaaataagaaaatgaaaGAGGAAAGTACGAAAAAGAAAGAGGGTGTGGACCTTCTTGTAACAGGTGGAAGTGTTTGGGTGGACAAAATTAACTCCTTTGTTTATTTTTACATTtaattctgattttttttttttttaatgatggtGAGTGTatgactcggatttattttgaaTGTTTCTTTAAAATTTGTGTCCTAAGTTGCTttcaaatttatattttatggatatctttttagctttaatttgtttttttttgtttaagcaAAAAGAAATTAGTGAGAATTTTAAAGTTGGTCAAATATGAtgctaaaaaaaaagaaaatattaaaaaattatgCTTTTAACCGTTTCTCGTTTCCTAATATTTGAGAATTTCCCGTTTTCCCGTATTCCTTTCCGTTTCACGTTTCCGTGCAACCTTGTGTATTACCATTATTTTCTACCTTTGTAGTTTTTGCTCTTTAATGTCTGTGGTTGTTGATTTATGGGATTTTCCGGTTTTTGGCAGCCCTACAACAAGAGCAGCAGGTGCATCAGAGAATAATAATAATGGTCGACTTCTATTTCTCTCGAATAATAAAGGTAATTATTACATTTTATTCATCATCATAATATATGGTCGACTTGTTTTCAATTCGTTTCGATTTTTCGgttgatgttgaatttttttggaattattgttgttgttgggggTGTGAAATGCAATGTGATTAGATCGAGTAGGAAGGTGGTGCGATGGAGATAAAGCGATTCCACTGAAGAAGAGGAgagggttcgggttcgggttcgggttcaaTAATACTACCTTTGCTGAGAACTCGTCTACAATAATAACAACCGATGAAGATGACGACGACACAACGACTACATCGACAATAACCGAGATGATAATAATGAAGTGTAATGACATAAATGATGATGCAGATGAAAAACAAGACGCAGTAGTAgtagcaccaccaccaccaccaggcccagcagcagcagcagcagcgagtgTGAAGAAGGGAAATGGCAAAAGGGGCAACACTATACTAGAAGGGTCAAGGTGTAGCCGTGTGAACGGTAGAGGGTGGAGATGTTGTCAACCGACACTTGTGGGTTATTCCCTTTGCGAGCATCACTTAGGGAAAGGAAGACTACGGAGCATGAGTAGTGCTAGTGCAAAATCACGGTCCTCTAAGAATAAGAAGAAGAGTCACTCCACTACTACTGAGTTCGCGATAGGCCGGGATGAAGAGAGGAGTAATCATACAGTAGATGATGTAAGGGAGAAGAAGAAACTTGAACGAATGAACTCGTTTGGCAATAAAAGGGTGAAACTTGGTGTTGTCAAAGCTCGATCTCTAAGCAGTTTGTTGGGTCAGACGAATAATCATGCAAGTATGCAGCAACATGAAAATATTAGCAACTTGGATTATCAGTGAGAAATCATCACCCATTCTTGAGGTTAGAGTTTGATTATGAAACTTCATATGACTACCATAAATGGAACTTGAGtggaacaaaagaaaacaatttCGGAGGTAGTATAAATGGAACTTGAGTGCAAATAaattattcgttaaaacgcgtgaaaaataacaaacgtaaaaacaaaaagagaggaagagagtAGATAAATAGACAATTGTCGATATACCATTCGTCCATTCTCCATGGTTCGTGGAGTCTTGTATTACAGGGGTGGAACATAGGCCCATTCGGAGCCACCGCAACTCcaagttttgatattttttgaaaaaattagtataaaaaTATTAACATTTTTTTAAATAGGTACATTTTTTCACTTGGCCCCCCTATCCTCTTAAAGATGTAAAAATAAGGTTTTTGGTTCCGCTTCGGCCCTCGACGCCTCTATTATCTATAAAAGATTGTACATGCAACACATGTACTCCGTATATCGATAAACGTAAAAGACGTGTGTCCAGTGACAGTGTCACGTGCAACCTTTACATGTTGTGTGGACTCTACACGTTGGAGATTGAGTTTTTAGTATGTAaccattttttatttattactttagTCATTGGAGAGCATGGAATCATTTGCAATTTGGAAATGATGATCCTAGAGGTTGTGGTCTTGTACGTGGAGTTGCCTTCTcaacttttctttctttttttttagcaatgtaTAACTTGTTCTTCTTCCAACGGAATTTTGAATACATGAGGATATTTTAGCATTGTTAATTCAAAAGGTTTCTTGAACATTACTTATAAATGGTTATTGTCAAGAATAATCAAATTTTGGTAAGTTGTCAAGTGATAAAAAATACATTTCGCAACCACTTTTATCGTTGCTAAAAATGCATTCTCTTATAAAATCGTCAATTGACTTGACGATTTTTCTTAATGTAAAATCTCTACCTCCATCAACGGTTTGTTGGCAAATTGGATTTGTTTTTACAAACTTGTGCAGGCGTGGACGGTAGATTGAGAATTTTATGAAAATGGCATATTTCGATAATTTTGACAtcttttaacattcaagcaagaaaaacgtTAGAAAATTGTGTTTACCGTTCATATAGTTTCCTAGTTTCATCCCTTAAATTCAAACTTTATACGGAGTAAAAGATTCATACTAGTAGACAAGCAATAATTTTCTTATGAGACCGCTATATACGTAAGATCGCTGATGTCAATATAAATATTTGATTCAAAGCTATATCTATTTGATTATAAAGGTAGTATCTGATTAAAATGTTCAACTATTTGTTATGAAGTTGGTTAGTCTTATAATAAAACCGTCATATATAAGTTTTTGTATAATACATCTGAGTCATCTGATAATCATAACATAACACATTTCATCAAATTAATCCTAATACAAATCATATATATCACTGTGGTATGTGACATAAACTACATACTTAATTACTTACATCTTGTTCATATAAATCAAAGAAATTAACCCTCATAACTTCAACTTCGATAAGAATTTGGTGGCCCTTCTAATCGAATGTAGTCATACATAATGCCTACAAAAGGAGAACCACCTTTTGCTTGAGTCAAATAAATTGTATTATCACCTTCAACAAGCTTACTTCCTTGTATGTTTGCAGTGTAAAGCCTGTAAAGCCCATGAATTCCATGTCTTGCAATTGCATTATCTTTCCCTATTAGTCCTGTTGTAAATATTGGAGGTTCTGCTTTTGGATTGTTTACTCGAACCTAAACAATTTTTTACCCCAAGTAATTAATACAAGTTAATTTTTCTTCATTTGAACGTTATTAAGGCTCTGttttattggacttattttgactgaatttatattatctgaacttatctgaattttgtctgaaataagtcaaaataagtcgaacagaacagagcCTAAGTTAAATGATTGTGTTGCTAGTTACCTGTAATTCTGCCTGGTTTGCGGTTGCAAGTGCCAATCTGAGTTTATAAACTCCATCTTGGTACACTTGTTCTAGGTTGAACTTGATTTGCCATGTAGTTCCTTGGTATGTATTTCCTTTCTTCCTGCGCGATTTTGGAGAACAACTTTTGTTAGTGAGTATTTAGTGATGTAGTCCTAGAAACGAGGTCATATGAGAGTGATGGATatatagctcagttggttagagtttTCATCCCGATTCCAAGTGATCATGGGATCGATTCTTCTCCCctcccttgtggctcattcacaCCCAAAAAAAAGAAACGAGATCATATGTTTTGCATTACGGCTCATTTTGTTAATTTGATTCGGAATTTGGTATACAAGACCGTGTTGTAATaagggttttttccactagtggatgCAACTATCATTTTGTTACAATTTTGCCTATTTGAAAGTTTGTTCTGTTCAACtaattttaactaaaatggacGGGTTGTTATTTATTGAAACTGGTTTTTACTGATCAAaacagattattaataattagaaATGGTTTTTATTTCCCGAAGCTTATTTTACTGATTCACTAGTGTTTTTCGAACTAGTTTTTTCGAAAGAAAATGTTGATAAAATGACCACTAAAAGAAGATTGGTTAAGGAAGATACTAACAAACAACATAATGATCAACAATGTAGTAAAGTTATGTTCTCTTACCCTTATTGCCTAATAGATCAAACAACCAGAccagaaaaagcaaaaaaacaCTCACAAAAAACATTCAGATCAGAGCGTACCATaccaaaaactagaaaaatcagaaCATATCAGGTGAAAAGAACAAAGTTCTTAAAGTATGATGCCTTAGATTACCTGGTAACTTGAGCAAAGAACCAATCTTTCTCATAATCACTTTCACCAATTGTATAGACCAAATCTTCATTAGGATATAATTCTGCATATCTTTCCCATAGACCATATTGCCTAAATCTgttcaaaatcaaaaaaatcacaACCTTAAGCTTATGAAACTAAACATAATGCAAAAAAGCTTAAGATTTTTGCAATTTTGTTGATTATTGAAAGCTAACCTATCAGGATGATCAAGAAAGAGTTTGTTGACATATTTAGGGTTAGGATCAGGGATGTAAAACCCTCTAGCTGTTCGATCAGGAATGCCGATTTCCCATAATATTGGTCCATCACTTGGAGGTTCATACACAAGCTCCCCCATATCAATCTCACAACCTGTTCACTTTTAAGTTGTAAGATTCTTTTTTTGAGTTTATAGTAAATGCAGTTGagtagtactccctctgttccagaTTAGTTTTGACACTTATACGGCACATAGTTTTAGAAGATACGTTTTTGTTTGATtatcaaatattattttattggaaaattAGTTGTGAAAAAGAGATAGTGGCCGAATATTAAACTATTGTAAAGTGGatgaaaatggaaagtgtaAAACTAATCTGGTACATAAGGAATAACATTATTGTGTAATGTAACTACTAATGGTCGATGCATAAGGACCGGAATTTTGTGTTAATTTCCATGTACAGAGGGAGATTTTTGAAGACCTGGAGTTACAGAAACATCGGTGTCACAAACATAGTCACCTATGAAGCCAGGAACCCAAGCATACAAGTTGTAATCACTAGCTCTGATACCATTTATGAAGAAATAACCATCTTCATCTGTTGTTGTCCAAAATTGGTAGCCCTGTTG contains these protein-coding regions:
- the LOC110792117 gene encoding uncharacterized protein, with protein sequence MRIRNRKVPLPLSLLSPVPLSDPHLYSRSPVMPVQDVATYLAEPPPLPPPPSSDHFTTPPSWPSSDLHQHRRLDNTNVGATRFEDVEGVQISSTAPILHQVSPTTRAAGASENNNNGRLLFLSNNKDRVGRWCDGDKAIPLKKRRGFGFGFGFNNTTFAENSSTIITTDEDDDDTTTTSTITEMIIMKCNDINDDADEKQDAVVVAPPPPPGPAAAAAASVKKGNGKRGNTILEGSRCSRVNGRGWRCCQPTLVGYSLCEHHLGKGRLRSMSSASAKSRSSKNKKKSHSTTTEFAIGRDEERSNHTVDDVREKKKLERMNSFGNKRVKLGVVKARSLSSLLGQTNNHASMQQHENISNLDYQ